The genomic region GAAGGCCGGTGGCCTCGGCGCTGTGCCCTTGGCCCGGTTCAACGTCGGAGACGCGGACCCCACGGGCCTGAACCAGCGCGGCGAGTTCGAGGGACTCTTCCGCACGCTCCGCCACTTCCTCGAGGAGTTCGTCGCCCCGGCACGGGAGCTGGCCACGTTCTTCGAGCCATCCACACCCGACACGGAGCGGAGCACGCTGCGCGCCCGCTGGTTCGCCTCGCCATACTGGCCGGTGGCGTTCGAGCTGGCCCTCGCGTCCCCATTCCTTCACGCCATGTTCGGTCCGGCGGCGACGCAGCACGCGGCGCCCGGCTCGTACCCCGGCTACTTCCAGGCCGTGTTCGAGCGGGGACTCCAGCGGGCGGACGCGCCGCGCAATCCGTTCCTCCAGCACGTGCTGCTCGGCGCGTACCGTCCCGAGGACGCGCCGGAGTACCTGCGCGCTCAGCAGCCCGTGGTGCTCACGCTGGTGGAAGGCTCGCTGCCCGATGTCCCTGGGCTGGGGCGCTTCGACGTCGTCTCGCTCTCCAATATCTTCGACTGGTCGGACGACTCGCTCGTGGCGAGCTGGGT from Pyxidicoccus trucidator harbors:
- a CDS encoding DUF3419 family protein, with translation MTSTPYRLKFAVVREDPELELALVARTKARAVLTVASGGCTLLTLARRHPELELVGFDFNPRQLAHVREKAGGLGAVPLARFNVGDADPTGLNQRGEFEGLFRTLRHFLEEFVAPARELATFFEPSTPDTERSTLRARWFASPYWPVAFELALASPFLHAMFGPAATQHAAPGSYPGYFQAVFERGLQRADAPRNPFLQHVLLGAYRPEDAPEYLRAQQPVVLTLVEGSLPDVPGLGRFDVVSLSNIFDWSDDSLVASWVALLSREARPGCAVLLRQLNNQRNLRRFFEPAFEFDDALGAELLAKDRSLFYERIEVGFRRAART